In Calliopsis andreniformis isolate RMS-2024a unplaced genomic scaffold, iyCalAndr_principal scaffold0051, whole genome shotgun sequence, the genomic stretch ACTAGACCCACGACATTGCTGGCCCAGTCGTGCATTTCAAAATCTGCCTCAGAATTAATTCTAATTACGTCGCGAATAAGTCTCTTGGCCTCTTCACTAGTCCTCCGACTCGCtaaataatcatccatgtagcTATCGTTGATGATACTTTTCACCGCATCAGGATACAACCCGGCATTCTCGCGggcgtttttattttttacgtatATCGCGGTACACGGCGACGACTTCGCCCCGAATATCAAACGCGTCATTTCGTAGGTTTCCGGGCTTCCTTGCCTATTCTTACCACGCCACAGAAACCTTTGCGCTCCACGATCCTCTTCTCTAATCTTTATCCGCAGGAACATGTCTTTTATATCCGCTTTAAACGCACATTCATGTAGTCTGAAACGCAACAATATACCTGGCAGCGATTGTAACAAATCCGGCCCGGATTCGAGTTGGTCGTTTAAACTGACCCCCGTCGTCTTCGCGGCAGCATCGAACACGAGCCGAACTTTTCCCGGCTTAGTACTGCTTCGCACTCCAAAATGCGGCAAGTACCACGGTCGTGATGTAGTTACTCGGTCATTTACCTTCACCGCGTAACCATTTTCAATAAAGCGCTCCATCTCCGCGTGATATAATGACGCGTACTCCGGTTCGCGATCGAGTTTCCTTTCTAACGATATAAGCCTCTTTTGTGCGACGATTTTACCATTTACGTTCGGCGCGCACTTTTCGTTCCACAGTAGACCTGCTTCCCATGATTTTCCTACGCGACGGCTTGTCTCATCCAATAACCTTAGCGCGCGTTCGTGTTCATTAGCGTTTTTCATTTTTTCGCAAACTCCGAGACTGTCTATTTCAAAATATTGCCGAATCAATTGGTCCAGGTGTTCGTTGGGATCAAGCGCGATGTCCCCGTCTGGATCCCCTCGGTCCATCTGCTGCGTCCCGTACGTATTCAAAGTCGTTCCTGACGCTCCGCAGCCCGTCACAAGCCCATGCAACGCCCATCCCAAGGAACAGCGCGAAAGCGCGAGGCTCCTTCCTACCATCTCACGTAATTCTCGAGCAACTATCAAGTCCCAGTTGTCTTGTCCAATAAGTATCGTGGGCCGTGCATCGTGGTAGGATTTTATGTCTACATTTTCGACAGCCCTAACGTATCGCGCGATGTTTCCTGAAATGGACTGGACAGGAAGACTCAGCACACTTACCGCGACGGCTCTGTTTATTTTATACAAACTAAAGGCTCCTTCTATTTCAAATTCGACCCTCTCACAGTCGGGCATAATCTTCGATCTAGGATCGATACTCTTTAAAGCTATTTTCATAGGCCTTCCTATTGCGCCTACGTCTCGAGATATCTTACGATCGATCAACGTTATTGTCGAGCCCTCGTCCAATAAGGCGAACGTGTTTACAGCATTTTTCGGCCCTACTATCCGAACGGGTAATATCTTTAGTAAGACACGCGGTAACTCTAGTCAAATCTCTTCGGTCGCGTTGGCCACATTGACCTCTGTTCGCGATGTGTCTCGAGTGCGAGTCTCTCGGGTGGTCGGTTTGCTCGCCCTTCTCGCTGCTCTATAACAGGATCTCGGATCATGCAGAAGGCTGTGGTGGTTCCCTctacagaccgaaca encodes the following:
- the LOC143187567 gene encoding uncharacterized protein LOC143187567; translated protein: MARGSKKRAAPGPAAATRGQAKRSRNLSGEEMARTSGEQSGEERAGPSGIQMGLRRRPSSERRRSQSRDTEEEQRQSSVVQMAAPVTDTSSRSLVAGNNMRAYMDEEPRAAVAGDRFQEWVNSTALPGERNNEQPRPAIDPTARLVDAIESTLRVIRDASVVGEGSRVANRLTLAGSLPKFAGDPLEWLHFKETYDLTSEMGAYTDRENIVRLFAALKGEARDAVSTLLATGQDAATIMRTLELNFGNKNIIARKIIADIRELPELDTGKINIAQFATKLRGAVTAFRSLKLIGYLHSPDLIQNVGSKLPSALRYAYHKYSAEAPQEKTELEKLSDFVYKEAELAVAAGVFGLEPRSTSTSQMTIVSKGRGGARKPIASSAKVFGVSATSARKSSIGKSVPSCVFCDRSNHRSAECRGFAREGVARRWFLVKKHKLCFKCLCEGHVRGDCRDTNCSVCRGNHHSLLHDPRSCYRAARRASKPTTRETRTRDTSRTEVNILPVRIVGPKNAVNTFALLDEGSTITLIDRKISRDVGAIGRPMKIALKSIDPRSKIMPDCERVEFEIEGAFSLYKINRAVAVSVLSLPVQSISGNIARYVRAVENVDIKSYHDARPTILIGQDNWDLIVARELREMVGRSLALSRCSLGWALHGLVTGCGASGTTLNTYGTQQMDRGDPDGDIALDPNEHLDQLIRQYFEIDSLGVCEKMKNANEHERALRLLDETSRRVGKSWEAGLLWNEKCAPNVNGKIVAQKRLISLERKLDREPEYASLYHAEMERFIENGYAVKVNDRVTTSRPWYLPHFGVRSSTKPGKVRLVFDAAAKTTGVSLNDQLESGPDLLQSLPGILLRFRLHECAFKADIKDMFLRIKIREEDRGAQRFLWRGKNRQGSPETYEMTRLIFGAKSSPCTAIYVKNKNARENAGLYPDAVKSIINDSYMDDYLASRRTSEEAKRLIRDVIRINSEADFEMHDWASNVVGLVSSIPEIPRPGNEKGMRLCDRGGERVLGLIWDTQNDKLEFNVGMA